Proteins encoded together in one Synechococcus sp. A15-62 window:
- a CDS encoding 4'-phosphopantetheinyl transferase superfamily protein, with product MDAVWTWWSIPSTQRRVLVAHLAQPPTRAEQRALSDSLTCRLFADAGQLVAADDIGRTIYGKPQLRDSPLHHSISNTGILSIGVVGPDPIGIDVEALDRPLRVASDLLKRRMFASGAEATACLQHWTLIQAWTAKEAVLKAAGLGLGGGLANVAIAPDGAAAWLHGSRYSLSLWTQEGYSVAVAEGIRG from the coding sequence TTGGACGCCGTTTGGACCTGGTGGTCGATCCCTAGCACCCAACGACGGGTGTTGGTGGCTCATCTCGCTCAGCCCCCGACGCGCGCTGAACAGCGGGCCTTGAGTGACAGCCTCACCTGCCGGCTTTTCGCTGATGCAGGCCAGCTGGTTGCTGCGGACGACATCGGCCGCACGATCTACGGCAAGCCGCAGCTGCGCGACTCCCCTCTGCACCACAGCATTTCCAACACCGGAATCCTCAGCATCGGGGTGGTGGGGCCGGATCCGATTGGCATTGATGTAGAAGCGCTGGACCGGCCGTTGCGGGTGGCGTCTGACCTGCTGAAGCGGCGCATGTTCGCTTCCGGCGCTGAAGCGACGGCCTGCCTGCAGCACTGGACGTTGATTCAGGCCTGGACGGCGAAGGAGGCCGTGTTGAAGGCAGCGGGTCTGGGGCTGGGCGGTGGACTCGCCAACGTGGCCATTGCGCCGGACGGGGCCGCGGCATGGCTGCATGGTTCGCGCTATTCCCTCAGCCTCTGGACCCAGGAGGGGTACAGCGTTGCGGTCGCTGAGGGCATCCGTGGCTAG